The segment cattcgcccttgtatatagtcactctaggtaaatcatgtattattgacagtgtaagcacgtgtaagttttctatgtttatgctcttattctttgcttagataacatttgtttcattatattacgtacagacttacaaacaacacagttacaatgtcttaggttaaccgaaaatgataaaatttaaatgctgattgcgtttgtaaaaaatttatccatgtttgaacgggcaaacacgaagcaagctaccctagcattcagctgatgaacGAGAGAGAAATActgttgcttttctcatcactcttgcgttgacagtttcttacgagatttcgtgtgagtgtaaaagagatactttgactgcgagcaaccagaacagagctgcgcgcaactgttaggcgcacaactaaaccgacgaaagaaaaattttagataataatcgcaatacacacttaaaaaaaagtaccgagttcggtaaattatcgtaaattttaccgaactctgagcagcagaacaaattgaaaacccgaccatctttagtgttgaatgtggtcaatagagatacccgacccgacccgtacccggtttcaaaaacaaaatttaagagcccgtacccgacccaaacccgcaaattattttttttcaatacccgaacccgacccgaacccggcgggtacgggtacgggtgcgggtttcgggcaaatttttcgctacccgaccatctctagttcatatatgcaaacaaaattgtaaatattagtataaagtgcaatgttttgaatgcaaaaaacccgaatcgattcgcttttcgcgttatcgagaaaaaaatatttgaaataaggcaaaaaatatggtgtaaaaagtactatgcccccttaatttcttttcaccaaatcacgtatgatgagttttaaaaataatgTGTCATAATCTGTTGTgtaatgctgccagaaaatctaaaaattttgataaacagtgcagccgaaacgcgttttttaaaactcagcattcgtgatttggtgaaaagaaattaaacattcttgcaatttgcattgtttaaaaaatcgtagtaaattctagtcaatgaagaaaatatatttttgcaccattgtcactcgtattgggagtactttcgagaaaaaacatgaaaaggaggggtatgatctgatgGAAAACCTCTATTATATAAAATAAGTAACAATACTTTTCGTTGGGAGGGCTGATAGGAAACGTAACACATTGATGACAGTCATTGAGTCATCCAAAATTTACCTTTATTGAGCTTAGCTCGGAGTTCTGTAGTCAAAATCCAAAGTTGCACAAACACAAAGTGGCATGTTCCTTTTAACTATTTAAATGATCTAAGTGATGAGGATCCAATAACGATAATGTTATCAGTTTGATTATTCACACAAATGGTGACAAATATTGTTCAACCGAGATGATAGGCGAGTAATACTGTCATTAGAATCTGGTTTGAAGAAATCATTTTCGGATTGTTTTTAGAAACGCTTCCTACTTTTGTCGAGCATCCATTGGTTCATTTCCGGCAACGCTACGAATGGGACTGTGGGCTGTCTTGCATTATTATGTTATTAGGTCGAAAAGAAAGAACccgttttttagctgaatttgaCAAGATATGCCAAGCTGCAGAATTTAAAAACAGGTGTTACTTTTCATAAGAAAGCCATGCAAATagttatttaaagttttttttctagtaCATGGACTATCGATTTGTGCTACATACTCAAGGATTTGAATTTTAAACACAAATACCTCACAACGACCTTCGGTGCGAATCCGTTTCATATTGGGAAGGAGTATTATAGGTTTTTCGACAAGGTCACTTAATACATAAATAGATTTTACTCTGAGTAATCGGTTTATTTGTATATTATTAGGATGAAGCACGAGTTAATCAGAAATTTCAAGATGCAGTATTAAGTGACATTCCAATTGAAATCACATCTGTAGATTATCGATATCTGATGGCACATTTAGCGAACCATGGCAATATTATTATATTAACCAATGCATCGTTACTATACTGTGATCTCTGCAAAACTAATAAACTGTCAATGGAACTTAGGTTTTATTTAAACTCAAATAACAAATCCCTAACTGAAATGTGAATTTATTGCAGATCTTGCTTAGGATTGAAGCCAGCATATATGGGTCATTATATAATCCTTTGTGGATACGATCAAAGGATTCGCAAGTTTATGTACAGAAATCCTGCATTTAAAGACAGTATGTTTAAATCACTATACATTTATAccaagactgttttgctttttgtgctcggattttacttattttttaagttatttttataacggtagttttatCCAATTAACgtagggaacggtagaagaaagtactgAAACAAAAACATTGATAGAGTTCAGAAATTaaataagggagggtcattgaagcaacgcttaagacgTTGTGGTATAGTGCTACTTTTTATTCAAGCTGAAGGATCCGCGGATCGAACTAATCCAAATTATCTacaaaattgttcaattaagtATTGTTCtaacttttgtatttacgcCGCACTCATGGTTTACACTGAGTGCTATCACAAAGAGCACTCTTTGTCACCAGCGGGTATAAATCAGTTACTAGCGCGCCATAAATATATGACAAAGAACAATACTTATGTAGTTTAGGAACTGTAATGacaatatttgtttttataaaTGCCTTACACATACCCTTTTCCAAGTTTTACCAAGTCAAGTGTACAGCTAAATAAGTAACATCGATGCACAATGAGCAGGACAACCCCGATTTACATGCTTATTAGATACTTTGTGTCGTAAACTAAGACGAGTTAGTCGCCCATAAGATTTTGATGCCATATTCAAACACATCATGTAGCCTCAAAAAAAAACCATTTCTTGAATCCCTATCTTCGTCTTAAAATTGTATGTATTTCACACACACTTTGTATATTAATATTAGTTGGGTTCTAAGTTCAAATGACATAATCTGATGTTGTTCTTTTATTGCCTTTTTCATCTTACAGAAATATGCTTTATGCCATTTGAAGCGGTGGAGCGAGCACGTAAAGTCAGTGGAACTGATGAGGACATAGTTCttatttatgataaaaaacttATGTGACTGCTGTATATAGTGACTTCTTTTATTTACGAGAATGTGAGAATTCCAAATCTTTCAATGAACCATCTAGACAATGGTAATGATtatcaaatcgcaataaaacaataaattatgTCCAAATCAAGAGTTTTTCTATATACCTAATGAATAAAAAGCTTTCAAATTTCATCATGgagatacttacttacttatgtgtccatgtccgccggtccggcagaacaaagggatgaaatcagagatctccactgctgacggttacccgccatggcttttacctgtcgccaggacaggttctcgtctacagcccggatgtcgttggctaagctccgtctccatgagcctctgggtctgcctcttctacgctgtccttgtggattgcagtcgagtgctgctctgcaaacctcgttcgctcctttcctcaaggtgtgtccgatccacttccacctacgctcacgaatttctgtggctatcggccgttgatgacaccgacgatggagttcctcattggatatccaattatcaggccaccaggcacgaataatatatcgcaggcaccggttaatgaatacctgcagtttttgcgtcgtctccgctgagacgcaccacgtttcgcaggcatacagcagtacggatttaacgtttgaattaaagattcgggttttcgtacgtagagtgatctggtttgagcgccaaatgtttcgcagacctgcaaaggcacccctggccttcctgatccgtgtggctatatcagtcttggtaccaccatcgggcgttgtttggctaccaagatattgaaagacggctacctgctcaatttgttgtcccgctactgtaaagttggtggaattgtcagtgttcactaccatagacttagttttcgctacattgactgtgagacctgctgcctgggagctctcggagaggtcgtctaacttgctctgcatatcgtttcggcgttgtgcgagcaggacaatgtcgtcggctaggtcgaggtcatttagctgctccatcgttagaggattccaaggcaatcctcgatttggtctactgtcaattgctccaactaatatctcatccataacgatgagaaacagaagcggtgataaaatgcagcgctgtcttacgccagcagtaacccttatggggtcggacaagacgccatcgtgcaaaaccttgcacgagaacgcctcgtactgagcctcgatgagatggactagcttatctggaactcctctacgcctaagtgcgccccagatgttttcgtgattgagtcggacGAACGCCTTttcaaagtcaacgaacaccagcagaagagagtcctggaattcgttgatctgctccaatataatgcggagcgttgtgatatggtctacacatgatcggccagcacggaatccagcttgctgccgccggagagtagcgtcgatcttctcctgaatccggttgaggattaccttacagagtactttgagagtaatacagagcaacgtgatgccacgccagttaccgcattcagttaggtctcttttcttagggactttgaccaatatgccctgcatccagtccaccggaaaagttgcggtttcccaaatattgctgaaaagctgatgcatcatctgggctgacaaagatgggtcagctttgagcatttcggctgaaatacgatctatccctggcgctctattggatttcatactctttatggcagctacaatttcatccagcgatggc is part of the Sabethes cyaneus chromosome 2, idSabCyanKW18_F2, whole genome shotgun sequence genome and harbors:
- the LOC128737497 gene encoding protein GUCD1; translated protein: MIETLPTFVEHPLVHFRQRYEWDCGLSCIIMLLGRKERTRFLAEFDKICQAAEFKNSTWTIDLCYILKDLNFKHKYLTTTFGANPFHIGKEYYRFFDKDEARVNQKFQDAVLSDIPIEITSVDYRYLMAHLANHGNIIILTNASLLYCDLCKTNKLSMELRSCLGLKPAYMGHYIILCGYDQRIRKFMYRNPAFKDKICFMPFEAVERARKVSGTDEDIVLIYDKKLM